In a genomic window of Pelotomaculum thermopropionicum SI:
- a CDS encoding predicted GTPase has product MNSNGSLIEGIVIRAYGGYYYVFDGRQEWECLLRGRFRYENRQVLVGDRVYLKPRHGRAGVIEEVLPRRTVLVRPPVANVDQAVIVFAVKDPDPSPRLLDRFLVVVHMNKIEPLICFNKVDLAESGRIELISRYRERYRVVATSARSGEGLSLLRESLRGRVSVFAGPSGVGKSTILNAILPGLNLKTGEISAKLKRGRHTTRHVELVALPEGGLVADTPGFSSLDLPDLKPEELAGCFPEIEAYQEGCYFAGCLHYREPRCAVKEAVGKGLIEESRYRQYVEFVEELMDRRRY; this is encoded by the coding sequence TTGAATAGCAATGGTAGCCTGATAGAGGGAATTGTGATCAGGGCTTACGGCGGTTATTACTACGTTTTCGACGGCCGTCAGGAGTGGGAGTGCCTGCTGAGAGGGCGGTTTCGCTACGAGAACAGGCAGGTCCTGGTGGGTGATCGCGTTTATTTGAAGCCAAGGCACGGCCGGGCAGGAGTGATCGAAGAGGTGCTGCCGCGCCGCACGGTGCTGGTACGCCCGCCGGTTGCAAACGTGGACCAGGCAGTCATCGTTTTTGCCGTCAAGGACCCCGACCCCAGCCCAAGGCTGCTGGACCGTTTCCTGGTGGTGGTGCACATGAATAAAATAGAGCCGTTAATCTGCTTTAACAAGGTGGATCTGGCCGAAAGCGGCCGGATTGAGCTTATATCCAGGTACCGGGAAAGATACCGGGTGGTGGCGACCAGCGCCAGAAGCGGGGAAGGCTTGAGCCTGCTGCGGGAGTCGCTGCGGGGCAGGGTTTCCGTTTTTGCCGGCCCTTCTGGAGTGGGCAAGTCCACCATTTTAAATGCCATCCTGCCCGGATTGAACTTAAAAACCGGGGAAATAAGCGCAAAGCTTAAAAGAGGCAGGCATACCACCCGCCACGTGGAGCTGGTTGCCCTCCCCGAAGGCGGGCTGGTGGCCGACACTCCTGGTTTCTCCAGCCTGGACCTGCCGGATTTAAAGCCGGAGGAACTGGCCGGATGCTTTCCGGAAATAGAGGCTTATCAGGAGGGCTGTTACTTTGCCGGCTGCCTTCATTACAGGGAACCGCGCTGTGCGGTGAAAGAAGCCGTGGGAAAAGGCCTGATAGAAGAATCGCGCTACCGGCAGTACGTGGAGTTTGTTGAAGAATTAATGGACCGGAGGAGGTACTGA
- a CDS encoding serine/threonine protein kinase (COG0515, SPS1, containing uncharacterized protein conserved in bacteria (COG2815)), translated as MIGKLLGNRYEILEQLGGGGMAIIYKGRDTFLNRLVTVKVLRPEFTCDEDFVRRFRREAQAVASLSHPNIVSIYDVGREDKTHYLVMEYVEGDNLKNLIRGQGRLQPGRAVEIARQISEALQHAHENQIVHRDVKPQNILITRWGRAKLTDFGIAREATAATLTQTDTVLGSVHYLSPEQARGETAGPQSDIYSLGVVLYEMVTGVLPFQGETPIAVALKHIQEEPARPSFVNPSVPPGLEKIICRAMAKVPHERYQSAGDMAADLESLYATVAGEINRAVPVDEFATRVISPVRPAEEEIKTQAGGRRVKRRRPGWLWAALIVLCLVGVSLAAFQYYVNVPETTVPDVEGMTLEEAQGILQKQGFKNIQVTRSYHPSVPQGRVISQDPPPETKVKVTRTIALSVSQGPEYRTVPDVIGLQLKDARIKISQSELNVADVQERFSDRLQGEVLDQDPKPGARLSKGSGVILYVSKGQQPVTCQVPDLTGLTLDRARAELERVKLKLDENVGRATSTDYLPGQVISQNPAKGMEVQEGSSVQVTISNGPGPARRLARVEAKIPDDKKEHELRIVVKDVQGSSEAYINTHPPGETVIKEVPYYGKAVIQVYIDKKLVGEKSVE; from the coding sequence TTGATTGGAAAACTGTTGGGTAACCGTTATGAAATACTGGAACAGCTAGGCGGCGGTGGCATGGCCATTATTTACAAAGGGCGAGACACCTTTTTAAACCGGCTGGTCACTGTCAAGGTTCTCCGCCCCGAGTTTACCTGCGATGAAGATTTCGTCAGGCGCTTTCGCAGGGAGGCCCAGGCCGTTGCCAGCCTCTCCCATCCCAATATTGTCAGCATTTACGACGTTGGGCGGGAAGATAAAACCCATTACCTGGTGATGGAGTATGTAGAAGGGGACAATTTGAAAAACTTGATCAGGGGGCAGGGGCGCCTGCAGCCCGGGCGGGCCGTAGAAATTGCCCGCCAGATCAGCGAGGCGCTGCAGCATGCTCATGAAAACCAGATTGTGCACCGCGACGTCAAACCGCAAAATATTCTGATTACCAGGTGGGGGCGGGCGAAGCTTACCGATTTTGGAATTGCCAGGGAAGCAACGGCGGCTACTCTTACCCAAACCGATACGGTGCTTGGATCGGTGCACTACCTTTCTCCCGAGCAGGCGCGGGGTGAAACCGCCGGGCCGCAGTCGGATATTTATTCCCTGGGTGTTGTACTGTACGAAATGGTAACAGGAGTACTGCCCTTCCAGGGAGAAACCCCCATCGCAGTGGCCTTAAAGCACATCCAGGAGGAACCGGCCCGTCCCTCCTTTGTGAACCCGTCGGTGCCACCCGGCCTGGAAAAGATTATCTGCCGGGCCATGGCCAAGGTGCCGCATGAGCGTTACCAGAGCGCCGGGGATATGGCGGCGGATCTCGAATCTCTGTACGCCACAGTGGCGGGGGAGATTAACAGGGCCGTTCCAGTTGACGAGTTTGCAACCAGGGTAATTTCCCCCGTCAGGCCGGCTGAGGAGGAAATAAAGACACAAGCCGGAGGAAGAAGGGTAAAAAGGCGCCGGCCGGGCTGGCTGTGGGCGGCACTGATAGTTTTGTGCCTTGTGGGCGTAAGCCTGGCAGCCTTCCAGTACTACGTCAATGTGCCCGAAACAACCGTGCCGGACGTAGAAGGAATGACTTTGGAAGAGGCGCAAGGAATTCTTCAAAAGCAAGGCTTTAAAAACATCCAGGTGACCAGGAGCTATCACCCGAGCGTTCCTCAGGGCCGGGTGATTTCCCAGGACCCTCCTCCCGAGACCAAAGTTAAGGTTACCCGCACCATTGCCCTTTCCGTCAGCCAGGGGCCGGAATACCGCACCGTGCCGGATGTAATTGGCTTGCAGCTTAAAGATGCCAGGATAAAAATAAGCCAGAGCGAGTTAAACGTGGCCGATGTTCAGGAAAGGTTCAGCGACCGGTTGCAGGGGGAGGTGCTGGATCAGGATCCCAAGCCCGGGGCCAGGCTTTCAAAGGGTTCCGGAGTGATTTTGTACGTCAGCAAGGGACAGCAGCCTGTAACCTGCCAGGTGCCGGACCTGACTGGCCTGACCCTGGACAGGGCCAGGGCAGAACTGGAAAGAGTAAAACTGAAGCTGGATGAGAACGTGGGCAGGGCCACCAGTACCGATTACCTGCCCGGGCAGGTAATCAGCCAGAACCCGGCCAAGGGAATGGAAGTGCAGGAAGGTTCCTCGGTACAGGTGACCATCAGCAACGGCCCCGGACCGGCAAGGCGCCTGGCCAGGGTTGAGGCAAAGATCCCGGATGATAAAAAAGAGCATGAGCTGAGAATAGTGGTCAAAGATGTCCAGGGAAGCAGCGAAGCTTACATCAACACCCATCCGCCGGGTGAGACGGTGATTAAGGAAGTGCCCTATTACGGTAAAGCGGTAATACAGGTATATATAGACAAAAAACTGGTTGGTGAGAAATCCGTTGAATAG
- the FtsI gene encoding cell division protein FtsI/penicillin-binding protein 2: MKNNILKLGYLLLGLFSILILYLSYLQVVKGPVLAANPYNRRFQEQEARIRRGTVYDSRGIELARTELSDGKGRRVYPLGADTVHVVGYISDRYGRTGIESAYDRYLLGMEGPDRVRNLVNRLAGREQAGGDVILTIDSYLQSLAADLLGERRGAAVLLDVRTGAVLVMASSPGYDPNRLEELWPHLVQDGAAPLLNRAVQGAYPPGSAFKVVTAAGALAKNASLAGAKFSCPGYLMVDGYRLDDLAAHGEVDLVKALAVSCNTAFAQMGLNLGADDFYRTVRAFGLDQDPAPGIPVRPGTMAPVARLTPAELASSAIGQGEVLVSPLHMALVAAGIANGGVIMHPYLVETVRDSMGRAVYKAAHKIWLIATTPEIAGTIKKGMLEAVRSGTASAAEVSGLQVAGKTGSAQNPGGQTHAWFIGFAPAEAPRLAVAVVLENAGSGGRVAAPVAGRLLAAAAARGY; this comes from the coding sequence ATGAAGAATAATATTTTAAAACTTGGCTACCTTCTGCTAGGGCTGTTTTCAATACTAATATTATATCTTTCCTATCTTCAGGTGGTGAAGGGCCCGGTTCTGGCCGCAAATCCGTACAATCGGCGCTTTCAAGAGCAAGAGGCGCGTATCCGGCGGGGAACCGTTTACGACAGCAGGGGCATCGAACTGGCCAGGACAGAGCTTTCCGACGGCAAAGGCAGGCGGGTTTATCCCCTGGGGGCCGATACCGTGCATGTTGTAGGATATATTTCAGACCGTTATGGAAGAACCGGCATTGAATCGGCTTATGACCGGTATCTCCTGGGAATGGAGGGTCCCGACCGGGTCAGAAACCTGGTAAACAGGCTGGCCGGCCGGGAACAGGCAGGCGGTGACGTTATCCTTACCATCGATTCTTATCTGCAGTCGCTGGCCGCGGATTTGCTGGGGGAAAGGCGGGGAGCCGCCGTCCTGCTGGATGTCAGGACCGGTGCCGTGCTGGTCATGGCCTCCAGTCCGGGCTATGATCCCAACCGTCTGGAAGAATTGTGGCCGCATCTGGTGCAGGACGGTGCGGCGCCCCTCTTGAATCGCGCCGTCCAGGGGGCCTACCCGCCCGGTTCGGCCTTTAAAGTGGTTACAGCAGCCGGCGCCCTGGCTAAAAATGCAAGCCTGGCCGGTGCGAAGTTCAGTTGTCCGGGCTACTTGATGGTGGACGGTTACAGGCTTGACGATTTGGCCGCTCACGGTGAAGTGGACCTGGTTAAAGCCCTGGCCGTTTCCTGCAATACCGCTTTTGCCCAAATGGGCTTAAATCTTGGAGCGGACGATTTTTACCGCACCGTAAGGGCTTTTGGCCTTGACCAGGACCCTGCTCCCGGCATTCCGGTGCGGCCCGGGACGATGGCCCCAGTTGCAAGATTGACCCCGGCCGAACTGGCCAGCAGCGCCATCGGTCAGGGTGAGGTGCTGGTAAGCCCGCTGCATATGGCCTTGGTTGCGGCGGGCATAGCAAACGGGGGGGTAATCATGCACCCGTATCTGGTGGAAACAGTACGGGACTCCATGGGAAGGGCCGTTTATAAAGCAGCGCACAAGATCTGGCTTATCGCAACCACTCCAGAAATTGCCGGGACGATTAAGAAAGGCATGCTGGAGGCGGTGCGCTCCGGCACGGCGAGTGCGGCTGAAGTATCCGGACTGCAGGTGGCCGGCAAAACGGGCTCTGCTCAGAATCCCGGCGGCCAGACCCACGCCTGGTTTATCGGCTTTGCCCCGGCGGAAGCACCCAGGCTGGCGGTGGCGGTGGTTCTGGAAAACGCCGGGTCCGGCGGGCGGGTAGCCGCTCCCGTTGCCGGCAGGCTTCTGGCTGCTGCCGCGGCCAGGGGATATTAA
- the FtsW gene encoding bacterial cell division membrane protein, translating to MDSGRARRKSYRKILSGKAVRDRAAERNLLFLSGIYTIAGMMVLYLGVPGAAGRRALFAGLVATGAFLLVNLYWSYGGYRGDRFLLPITAALSATGLVFLFRLEPAYGIRQLAWLLTGLLALAATTALLTNLRSLGDYKYLYALAGLVALILPIFFGKEQGGAKSWLDFGLFQFQPSEFVKILVVLFLASFLAENKVVLTAGTRRLGWLMVPGPQEWGPLVAMWGVSLILLIFQKDLGTALIYFSTFLAMVYAATSRFFYTLFGLGLFLAGAAASYCLFDHVRSRVEIWLNPWPHIDAAGYQVVQSLFAIGSGGILGTGLGEGYPGFIPAVHTDFIFSAICEEMGFTGGAGVMILFMLFIYRGIRIAIRAGGDFEALAAAGFTALLGLQAFIIIAGVTKLLPLTGVTLPFMSYGGSSLVANFILLGLLLNISGEAESSYEE from the coding sequence ATGGATTCAGGCAGGGCAAGGCGGAAAAGCTACCGGAAAATACTGTCCGGAAAGGCTGTCCGCGACCGGGCGGCAGAGCGCAACCTACTTTTTTTAAGCGGGATTTATACCATTGCAGGTATGATGGTGCTTTACCTGGGTGTGCCCGGAGCGGCGGGAAGGCGGGCCCTTTTTGCCGGGCTGGTTGCCACAGGTGCCTTCCTCCTGGTCAATCTGTACTGGAGTTATGGCGGATACAGGGGAGACCGCTTTTTACTGCCCATAACGGCTGCTCTTTCGGCTACGGGGCTGGTTTTTTTGTTCAGGCTGGAGCCGGCTTACGGAATCCGCCAGTTGGCCTGGCTGTTAACGGGGCTTCTGGCGCTGGCCGCGACCACCGCACTGCTGACAAACTTGCGTTCTCTCGGCGACTATAAATACTTGTATGCCCTGGCGGGACTGGTGGCTTTAATCTTGCCAATTTTCTTCGGCAAAGAGCAGGGAGGCGCAAAAAGCTGGCTGGATTTCGGGCTGTTTCAATTTCAGCCCTCAGAGTTTGTCAAAATTCTGGTGGTGCTTTTTTTGGCCAGCTTCCTGGCGGAGAACAAGGTGGTTTTGACCGCCGGCACCAGGCGATTGGGCTGGCTGATGGTTCCCGGCCCTCAGGAGTGGGGGCCTCTTGTGGCAATGTGGGGTGTGTCCCTGATACTTCTCATTTTCCAGAAGGATCTCGGCACCGCTTTAATTTATTTCAGCACTTTTCTGGCCATGGTTTATGCCGCCACCTCGCGTTTTTTTTATACGCTTTTCGGCCTGGGGCTTTTTCTGGCGGGGGCAGCGGCAAGTTACTGCCTTTTTGACCATGTCCGGAGCAGGGTGGAAATATGGCTGAACCCCTGGCCGCATATAGATGCCGCCGGTTACCAGGTGGTTCAGTCCCTGTTTGCCATAGGATCGGGCGGAATTCTAGGGACCGGCCTGGGAGAGGGTTATCCGGGGTTTATTCCGGCCGTGCACACTGACTTCATATTCTCCGCCATCTGCGAGGAAATGGGATTTACGGGCGGCGCCGGAGTTATGATTTTATTTATGCTGTTCATTTATCGCGGAATAAGGATTGCCATCAGGGCCGGCGGCGATTTCGAAGCGCTGGCCGCCGCCGGGTTCACAGCTCTTCTGGGGCTGCAGGCTTTCATCATCATTGCCGGGGTTACCAAGCTTTTGCCGCTGACCGGGGTTACGCTCCCTTTTATGAGTTACGGCGGCAGCTCCCTGGTGGCAAATTTTATTTTACTGGGACTGTTGCTGAATATATCGGGCGAGGCAGAAAGCAGCTATGAAGAATAA
- the PTC1 gene encoding serine/threonine protein phosphatase: MRWAQVTDTGPVRAANEDSLIVSPEIGLFAVADGMGGHQAGEVASSMALVLMERELKKRLGNGERPENALIDSVKEANRSIYELALRNPRLAGMGTTVTACLRCLNEILVAQVGDSRAYLLRDGLIVRLTEDHSLVQELVKNGGITEEQALSHPHRNVLTRALGTSPFLEVDLKRVGIKPGDLLLLCTDGLSGYLRAEEIMSTVFTSPGLEAAVQTLLLKAFQYGGTDNVTIILVEL; encoded by the coding sequence ATGAGGTGGGCTCAGGTAACTGATACCGGGCCGGTCAGGGCCGCAAATGAAGACAGCCTGATTGTGTCGCCTGAAATAGGCCTGTTTGCTGTGGCTGACGGAATGGGCGGCCACCAGGCCGGGGAGGTAGCCAGCAGCATGGCGCTGGTGCTAATGGAACGTGAACTTAAAAAAAGGCTTGGAAATGGGGAGAGGCCGGAAAATGCCCTGATTGACTCGGTAAAAGAAGCCAACCGTTCGATTTACGAACTGGCCCTCCGGAATCCGCGACTGGCCGGAATGGGTACGACCGTAACAGCCTGTCTGAGGTGCTTAAATGAAATACTGGTGGCCCAGGTGGGAGACAGCCGTGCCTACCTGCTGCGGGACGGATTGATAGTCAGGCTGACCGAGGACCATTCGCTTGTCCAGGAACTGGTGAAAAACGGCGGCATTACAGAAGAGCAGGCGCTTTCCCACCCGCACCGTAACGTACTTACCAGAGCATTAGGAACCAGTCCCTTTCTCGAAGTTGATCTTAAAAGAGTAGGCATTAAGCCAGGTGACCTGCTTCTGCTTTGCACCGACGGGCTCTCCGGGTACCTGCGGGCGGAAGAGATTATGTCTACCGTTTTTACTTCGCCGGGGCTCGAAGCGGCGGTTCAAACCCTTTTGTTAAAGGCATTCCAGTATGGCGGCACGGATAACGTTACGATCATTCTGGTGGAGCTTTAG
- a CDS encoding hypothetical signaling protein (containing forkhead associated domain (FHA)), with amino-acid sequence MILAALTLLRYIFLLLLFIFIFKLVKWMVGDLRGTAGMQAGLLPVRTSGGGKTGGGRITVVESSLLELLPGESFAIGREIIIGRGAGSDIRIRDSYTSTRHARIYFKEGQYWLEDLKSTNGTFLNGLQVGQPTVLADGDRLRIGGVTFQFVRWGYEVGSGN; translated from the coding sequence GTGATTCTAGCAGCGCTAACGCTTTTGAGATACATTTTTTTGCTGCTTTTGTTTATCTTTATATTTAAGCTGGTTAAGTGGATGGTTGGCGATCTCCGGGGCACCGCAGGGATGCAGGCCGGGCTTCTGCCGGTCCGGACATCCGGCGGGGGAAAAACCGGAGGCGGCAGAATTACGGTTGTTGAAAGCAGCCTGCTGGAACTCCTGCCCGGGGAATCGTTTGCGATAGGGAGGGAAATTATTATCGGCAGGGGTGCAGGCAGCGATATCAGAATCAGGGATTCGTACACTTCAACCCGGCATGCCCGCATTTATTTTAAAGAGGGCCAGTACTGGCTGGAGGACTTAAAGAGCACCAACGGCACCTTTTTAAACGGGCTGCAGGTCGGCCAGCCTACCGTCCTGGCCGACGGGGACAGGTTAAGAATCGGGGGCGTGACTTTTCAGTTTGTGAGGTGGGGGTATGAGGTGGGCTCAGGTAACTGA